The following proteins are co-located in the Colletotrichum lupini chromosome 4, complete sequence genome:
- a CDS encoding nuclear distribution protein — protein MRPRPIHSIGWFSQRASYLIWNPSPCSKRHILKHATTQGAISPITMDTSLDKTTLSTISLLESRLLRIEHLLYGPTAPSHSSQTESAVDTLEDLERRFNHLLSRIRVYGELMKIYNSQPTLFQPPPPSEPPIHLAPEAIQATVLASAAAFPATASSLTSVNDCPIPESSQSAALASLMPRLRGIEATQIAQEAEMAELRARSEDVLQAWYQQGVLGVSDFVADVEGRVEMIERRVRRAEREKEAAAAL, from the exons ATGCGCCCGAGACCAATTCATTCCATTGGCTGGTTCAGCCAGAGAGCCTCTTATCTAATC TGGAATCCATCTCCTTGCTCCAAACGACACATACTCAAACACGCGACGACGCAAGGCGCGATATCCCCCATCACCATGGACACTTCCCTCGACAAGACGACGCTCTCAACAATATCCCTCCTCGAATCGCGTCTACTACGCATCGAGCACCTCCTATACGGCCCAACGGCACCCTCACACTCCTCCCAGACAGAATCAGCAGTCGATACCCTAGAAGATCTCGAGCGCCGCTTCAACCACCTCCTCTCCCGCATACGCGTATACGGTGAATTGATGAAGATCT ACAACTCCCAACCAACCCTCTTCCAACCCCCGCCGCCCTCCGAGCCGCCAATCCACCTCGCCCCAGAAGCAATCCAAGCCACCGTCCTCGCCTCCGCTGCCGCCTTCCCGGCAACAGCCTCGTCCCTGACCTCCGTCAACGACTGCCCCATCCCCGAATCATCCCAGAGCGCGGCCCTCGCCTCCCTCATGCCCAGACTGCGCGGTATCGAAGCGACGCAGATTGCCCAGGAGGCCGAGATGGCCGAGCTGCGCGCCCGGAGTGAGGACGTCCTCCAGGCATGGTACCAGCAGGGCGTTTTGGGCGTCTCCGACTTCGTTGCCGATGTCGAAGGCCGGGTGGAGATGATTGAGCGCCGGGTGCGGAGAGCCGAACGAGAGAAGGAGGCCGCGGCAGCCCTTTGA